In one Geoglobus acetivorans genomic region, the following are encoded:
- a CDS encoding TrkH family potassium uptake protein yields the protein MNTKLVVNYLGQISIYYSFIFILPLISAHIYGEDLSAFIIPMVISMALGIVFYVSSRPESEYAKYKEGYAIVGLGWLITVLVGSIPYIYYGVGFIDAFFETMSGFTTTGATIFDRVENLPRSLLLWRSLTQWLGGMGIVVLFVAIFPALSKKGETLLQAEVPGLKIEKIRPRMRDTALRLYATYMILTVLEIVFLKLLGVSFFDAVNHTFTTLSTGGFSTHTESVAYFNSPAIEFIIFVFMVLGGSNFVLIYLLLTGKPKFLRDVEFRFYIFILILSGIILTAMNLSSYDLLESIRYSFFQVASIMTTTGYTTADFDAWGDSAKILILMLMFIGGSTGSTGGGIKVIRIYLLSLYSLNQILKSAEPRSVRLIKLNGEVVDWDILHNITAFFSLYVLIFVFSTFLVSLTGLDAISSISAVSATINNVGPGLGAVGATESYASLHPLAKVVLAFNMWIGRLELFTVLSLFIPSFWRERW from the coding sequence ATGAACACCAAACTGGTGGTCAATTATCTGGGTCAGATTTCGATTTACTATTCTTTCATATTCATCCTGCCACTCATATCGGCCCACATATACGGGGAAGACCTTTCCGCATTCATAATACCCATGGTCATTTCGATGGCGCTCGGGATTGTGTTCTATGTCTCATCAAGGCCTGAGAGCGAATACGCAAAGTACAAGGAGGGTTACGCCATCGTGGGGCTTGGATGGCTCATAACAGTTCTTGTTGGCTCCATTCCGTACATCTACTACGGCGTGGGTTTCATAGATGCCTTCTTCGAGACCATGTCAGGATTCACGACAACCGGTGCCACAATTTTTGACAGAGTGGAAAACCTCCCCAGATCGCTGCTCCTGTGGAGAAGCTTAACACAGTGGCTCGGAGGTATGGGCATTGTCGTTCTCTTCGTTGCAATATTCCCCGCCCTCTCAAAGAAAGGAGAGACTCTGCTACAGGCTGAGGTTCCCGGACTGAAAATAGAGAAAATAAGGCCCAGGATGAGAGACACTGCATTAAGACTGTATGCAACCTACATGATACTGACCGTGCTTGAAATTGTGTTCCTGAAACTGCTTGGCGTTTCATTTTTTGATGCAGTAAACCACACCTTCACAACCCTGTCCACCGGAGGTTTCTCGACGCACACGGAGAGTGTTGCGTATTTCAACAGCCCGGCAATCGAGTTCATAATTTTCGTTTTCATGGTTCTCGGCGGTTCAAATTTCGTCCTGATTTATCTTTTGCTGACCGGAAAGCCAAAATTCCTCAGAGACGTGGAATTCAGGTTTTACATATTTATCCTCATACTCTCGGGAATCATACTGACAGCGATGAACCTGAGCAGCTATGATTTGCTTGAATCCATAAGATACTCATTTTTCCAAGTTGCAAGTATAATGACCACCACGGGGTACACCACAGCCGACTTTGACGCATGGGGCGACTCGGCAAAGATTCTGATTCTGATGCTCATGTTCATAGGAGGTTCGACCGGCTCAACGGGTGGAGGAATTAAGGTAATTCGAATATATCTGCTCTCCCTGTATTCCCTCAATCAGATTCTGAAAAGCGCCGAACCCAGATCCGTCAGGCTGATAAAGCTCAATGGAGAGGTGGTTGACTGGGACATACTGCACAACATCACAGCATTCTTCTCATTATATGTCCTGATCTTCGTCTTTTCAACATTTCTGGTGTCGCTTACCGGACTCGATGCAATATCATCCATCTCTGCAGTCTCAGCAACCATAAACAACGTTGGTCCAGGGCTTGGTGCAGTTGGGGCCACAGAAAGCTATGCCTCACTCCACCCCCTTGCAAAGGTCGTGCTTGCATTCAACATGTGGATTGGGAGGCTCGAACTCTTCACAGTCCTTTCGCTTTTCATACCTTCATTCTGGAGGGAGAGGTGGTAG
- a CDS encoding ACT domain-containing protein, producing MWSKIREKFERYPSQIAVAKEFLKLGISVRDGKAYCGNIELVPTKIADAVGVDRKVVVSAIQNIEDDEELRKVFSSLRPVAYIAEVARILGFGVLEVYADSQKPGIVSAVTQILAREGISIRYMLAEDPELSVESKLTVVTETKIPGKLVDEFLQVPGVFKIVIG from the coding sequence ATGTGGAGCAAAATTCGGGAAAAATTTGAGAGGTACCCCTCGCAGATAGCCGTTGCAAAGGAATTCTTGAAGCTCGGCATCTCTGTTAGGGATGGTAAGGCCTACTGTGGCAATATTGAGCTCGTCCCGACAAAAATAGCCGATGCGGTTGGTGTTGACCGAAAGGTTGTGGTCTCGGCCATCCAGAACATAGAGGATGACGAAGAGCTTAGGAAGGTCTTTTCATCCCTCAGACCTGTTGCATACATAGCTGAAGTTGCCAGAATTCTTGGATTCGGTGTTCTTGAGGTTTATGCGGACAGTCAGAAACCGGGAATAGTCTCTGCTGTAACCCAGATACTTGCAAGGGAAGGAATATCCATAAGATACATGCTTGCTGAAGACCCCGAACTCAGCGTTGAAAGCAAGCTCACGGTGGTGACGGAAACGAAGATACCGGGCAAGCTCGTGGATGAGTTCCTTCAGGTTCCGGGAGTGTTCAAGATAGTTATTGGCTGA
- the pyrI gene encoding aspartate carbamoyltransferase regulatory subunit yields MNLLTISKIRDGTVIDHIPSGKALEVLRIIGVRSGSRERVSMAMNVESSKMGRKDIVKVEGKYIGEEELNRISLIAPEATINIIENYEIVRKFKVSLPERVEGILKCPNRNCISNDPREPVLARFRVENSGGVVARCEYCGKKVYEIERYLV; encoded by the coding sequence ATGAATCTGCTCACAATCAGCAAGATAAGGGATGGGACCGTCATAGACCACATCCCTTCAGGCAAGGCCCTCGAAGTTCTGAGAATTATTGGTGTGAGGAGCGGGAGCAGAGAGAGGGTCAGCATGGCTATGAATGTTGAGAGCAGCAAAATGGGAAGAAAGGATATCGTGAAGGTGGAGGGAAAGTACATTGGTGAGGAGGAGCTGAACAGAATCTCTCTGATAGCCCCGGAAGCTACAATAAACATAATCGAGAACTACGAGATAGTCAGGAAATTCAAGGTTTCGCTGCCTGAAAGGGTTGAGGGCATACTCAAATGTCCCAACAGAAACTGCATATCCAACGATCCGAGGGAACCGGTCCTGGCCAGATTCAGAGTAGAGAACAGCGGTGGCGTTGTGGCGAGATGCGAATACTGTGGGAAGAAAGTTTATGAGATAGAAAGGTACCTGGTGTGA
- the pyrB gene encoding aspartate carbamoyltransferase has product MSKFRNLISIDDLSRGDIEHILSRADEFLDVARGERKLRILEGKLLANIFFEPSTRTRMSFESAMKRLGGDVINLGSLEASSFAKGESLADALRVVEQYADCIVLRHYREGAARFASEICSIPVINAGDGAGQHPTQTLLDLYTIKKEARLDNLKIALVGDLKYSRTVHSLIKALALFNARIYLVSPDSLKLPEEMLEMDVNFVECDLKTAIEEVGVVYVTRIQKERFPDEEEYRKVAGSYRITAEMLGDSDAIIMHPLPRVDEIAYDVDGLRNAVYFRQAFYGVPVRMAILAEVLL; this is encoded by the coding sequence ATGTCGAAATTCAGGAATCTCATCTCCATAGATGACCTCAGCAGGGGGGATATCGAACACATTCTTTCAAGAGCTGATGAGTTTCTGGATGTTGCAAGAGGCGAAAGGAAACTCAGGATCCTTGAGGGAAAACTTCTTGCCAACATCTTCTTTGAGCCTTCCACAAGGACAAGGATGAGTTTTGAGTCTGCAATGAAAAGGCTGGGGGGCGATGTGATCAATCTTGGAAGCCTTGAGGCTTCAAGCTTTGCCAAGGGAGAGAGTCTTGCAGATGCGCTTAGAGTTGTTGAGCAGTATGCTGATTGCATAGTGCTGAGGCATTACAGAGAGGGGGCTGCGAGGTTTGCAAGCGAGATATGCAGTATTCCGGTGATAAATGCAGGAGATGGGGCAGGACAGCATCCAACTCAAACCCTGCTGGATCTTTATACAATAAAGAAAGAGGCGAGGCTTGACAATCTGAAAATCGCTCTTGTAGGAGATTTGAAGTATTCAAGGACTGTTCATTCCCTGATAAAAGCTCTTGCCCTCTTCAACGCCAGGATATATCTCGTGTCTCCGGATTCCCTTAAGCTTCCGGAAGAAATGCTTGAAATGGATGTCAACTTTGTGGAGTGCGACCTCAAAACAGCTATCGAGGAAGTGGGTGTAGTTTATGTAACAAGAATTCAGAAAGAGCGCTTTCCTGATGAGGAGGAATACAGAAAGGTTGCCGGAAGTTACAGGATAACTGCGGAGATGCTTGGAGACAGCGATGCAATAATCATGCACCCTCTGCCAAGGGTTGACGAGATTGCCTATGATGTTGACGGCCTGAGAAATGCTGTTTACTTCAGACAGGCCTTTTACGGCGTGCCTGTAAGAATGGCGATTCTTGCGGAGGTGCTGTTATGA
- a CDS encoding uroporphyrinogen-III synthase gives MRVAVFRPEEYLSGTADLLRSQGYDVLAVPMIGIEENDVSVRDADFTVITSQTAARIALKKNLLRGTIIAIGPKTRDVLGRESLLPSKYDSKTLYEEFREMVAGKKVNLLRSDRGDPVLNKLSEVCDLKEYQLYRIVPLKGTMQKEAVREIAGGRVDAVIFSSSMIAESFMENAREINLFERVVGQLNRIVTVAIGPPTAGKLKNFGVKALIPEEYTLDGVISLLKRLQSA, from the coding sequence ATGAGGGTCGCTGTATTCAGACCTGAGGAATATCTGAGCGGGACAGCGGACCTCCTGAGGAGCCAGGGTTATGACGTTCTGGCAGTGCCGATGATAGGCATTGAGGAAAATGATGTGAGTGTGAGGGATGCGGATTTCACGGTAATAACGAGCCAGACCGCAGCCAGAATAGCCCTGAAGAAGAACCTTCTGAGGGGGACAATAATAGCCATCGGGCCAAAAACGAGGGATGTTCTTGGCAGGGAGTCCTTGCTTCCCTCGAAATATGATTCAAAAACCCTTTATGAGGAATTCAGAGAAATGGTTGCAGGCAAAAAGGTAAATTTGCTGAGGAGTGATAGGGGCGACCCCGTTTTGAACAAACTTTCAGAGGTGTGTGATTTAAAGGAATATCAGCTTTACAGAATAGTGCCACTGAAAGGCACAATGCAGAAGGAGGCTGTGAGGGAAATCGCCGGGGGCAGGGTGGATGCAGTGATTTTTTCAAGTTCAATGATTGCTGAGAGCTTCATGGAAAATGCAAGAGAGATTAATCTTTTTGAAAGAGTCGTTGGACAGCTCAACAGAATTGTAACTGTTGCGATAGGCCCGCCAACGGCAGGAAAGCTCAAGAATTTCGGCGTGAAGGCACTGATTCCGGAAGAATACACCCTGGATGGAGTGATTTCACTTTTAAAGAGGTTGCAAAGCGCTTAA
- the mobB gene encoding molybdopterin-guanine dinucleotide biosynthesis protein B, which translates to MTRLISFVGTSNSGKTTLLTKIIPKLREEGLKVAVVKHHAHGDFEIDREGKDSWKLYSSGADVIVSSPVKMAFIRRAENDSLDWIFERYLDGDYDLVLTEGFSRAGKDRIVVVNRPEEIGRFTHGRILAVVCDADVDGYPVFKKDDVGGIVRFILEFVRNEGRCIQT; encoded by the coding sequence ATGACGAGGCTGATAAGCTTTGTTGGTACTTCAAACAGCGGCAAAACCACACTTCTCACGAAAATCATTCCGAAGCTCAGGGAAGAGGGGCTGAAGGTTGCGGTTGTAAAGCACCACGCACACGGTGATTTTGAGATTGACAGGGAGGGTAAGGATTCCTGGAAGCTTTACAGCAGCGGTGCAGATGTTATAGTCTCATCTCCCGTAAAAATGGCATTCATAAGAAGAGCCGAAAATGACAGCCTTGACTGGATTTTCGAGAGATATCTGGACGGAGATTACGACCTTGTTCTTACAGAGGGGTTCAGCAGAGCGGGAAAGGATAGGATTGTCGTGGTAAACCGGCCTGAAGAAATTGGCAGGTTCACTCATGGGAGAATTCTTGCCGTGGTTTGCGATGCTGATGTTGACGGCTATCCGGTCTTCAAGAAAGACGACGTTGGTGGAATAGTCAGATTCATTCTGGAGTTTGTCAGAAATGAGGGTCGCTGTATTCAGACCTGA
- a CDS encoding beta-CASP ribonuclease aCPSF1, whose product MSSKEYIRQLKEKIRELVPESVRIKNIEFEGPLLVIYVDNLQEFAEAGDVVRRLAKDLRKRIIVRPDPKNLRPPEEAKEIIRQIVPEEAQITGFFFDEENGEVIIEAEKPGIVIGKNGVTLREIMKAVGWSPKAVRTAPLKSKTIENVREFLINVKDERKEILKRIGERIHRGTIYEDRWVRVTFLGGSREVGRSCYLLQTPESKVLIDCGVNVGNVHQSPYFYVPEIQPLDSIDAVVITHAHLDHCGLLPILFKYGYRGPVYLTPPTRDLMVLLQLDFIEVAAREGNPTPYESQHVREALKHTIPLDYGVVTDITPDIRLTFYNAGHILGSAIAHFHVGEGLYNIAFTGDFKFEKTRLFDRAFTNFPRIEGLIMEATYGGAEDFQPSRKEAEEKLIEVIKRTIERGGKVLIPTFAVGRSQEVMIVLEEAIRNEILEPVPVYLDGMIYEATAIHTAYPEYLNSHLRDLIFHQGINPFISESFVRVDSPGKRQEVIESSEPSVILATSGMLNGGPVMEYFKTFAPDERNTIVFVGYQAEGTLGRRIQKGWKEVPLPSSGGKRDVVTINMEVETVDGFSGHSDRKQLLNYVRALKQKPEKVITIHGDENKCIELASAIYKTYRVETRAPMNLETVRFL is encoded by the coding sequence ATGTCAAGCAAGGAATACATCAGGCAGTTAAAGGAGAAAATCAGGGAGCTGGTCCCGGAAAGTGTAAGAATTAAAAACATTGAGTTTGAGGGGCCGCTCCTTGTAATTTACGTGGACAATCTTCAGGAGTTTGCCGAAGCTGGAGATGTTGTAAGGAGGCTTGCAAAAGACCTGAGGAAGAGAATCATTGTGAGACCTGATCCAAAGAACCTCAGACCTCCAGAAGAAGCAAAGGAAATCATCAGGCAAATTGTGCCTGAAGAGGCACAGATTACGGGATTTTTCTTTGATGAAGAGAATGGTGAGGTCATAATTGAGGCGGAGAAGCCCGGGATCGTCATCGGAAAGAATGGTGTTACACTCAGAGAAATAATGAAGGCCGTTGGATGGAGTCCCAAAGCCGTGAGGACCGCCCCTCTTAAATCAAAGACCATAGAAAACGTCAGGGAGTTTCTAATAAATGTAAAAGATGAGAGGAAGGAGATTCTCAAAAGAATCGGAGAAAGGATTCACAGGGGGACGATTTATGAGGACAGGTGGGTCAGAGTAACGTTTCTTGGTGGTTCGAGGGAGGTTGGAAGGAGCTGCTACCTCCTGCAAACTCCTGAAAGCAAGGTGCTCATAGACTGCGGAGTCAATGTTGGAAATGTTCATCAGTCTCCTTACTTCTATGTGCCTGAAATTCAGCCCCTCGACAGTATTGATGCGGTCGTAATAACTCACGCTCATCTTGATCACTGTGGTCTGCTGCCCATCCTCTTCAAATACGGTTACAGGGGGCCGGTTTATCTCACGCCACCAACCAGAGACCTTATGGTCCTCCTTCAGCTCGACTTTATCGAGGTTGCAGCGAGAGAGGGGAATCCAACTCCGTATGAGTCCCAGCATGTCAGGGAGGCCTTGAAGCACACGATACCTCTTGATTACGGAGTTGTTACGGACATAACTCCTGATATAAGGCTCACATTCTACAATGCAGGTCACATTCTCGGCTCTGCGATTGCACACTTCCATGTGGGGGAGGGGCTGTACAACATCGCCTTCACCGGCGACTTCAAGTTTGAAAAAACAAGGCTGTTCGACAGGGCATTCACGAACTTTCCGAGAATCGAGGGCCTCATAATGGAGGCGACGTATGGTGGAGCAGAGGATTTCCAGCCTTCGAGAAAGGAGGCTGAGGAAAAACTGATAGAGGTCATAAAGAGAACTATTGAACGTGGAGGAAAGGTGCTCATTCCGACTTTTGCGGTGGGAAGAAGCCAAGAGGTTATGATAGTTCTCGAGGAGGCAATAAGGAACGAGATACTTGAGCCTGTTCCTGTGTATCTCGACGGGATGATCTATGAGGCAACGGCCATCCACACGGCCTATCCCGAATACCTCAACTCTCACCTGAGGGACCTTATCTTCCACCAGGGTATTAACCCGTTCATAAGTGAAAGCTTTGTCAGGGTGGACTCTCCGGGCAAGAGACAGGAGGTTATAGAAAGCTCCGAACCATCTGTGATTCTGGCCACTTCCGGTATGCTCAATGGCGGACCCGTCATGGAGTACTTCAAAACCTTTGCCCCAGACGAAAGGAACACGATAGTCTTCGTGGGTTATCAGGCTGAAGGGACGCTTGGAAGGAGGATTCAGAAAGGGTGGAAGGAGGTGCCACTACCGTCATCCGGAGGAAAGAGAGATGTTGTAACAATCAATATGGAAGTTGAGACCGTTGATGGGTTTTCGGGACATTCTGACAGAAAACAGCTTTTGAATTATGTGCGGGCGCTGAAACAGAAACCTGAGAAGGTTATAACGATTCACGGTGATGAGAACAAATGCATAGAACTCGCCTCAGCAATCTACAAGACCTACAGGGTTGAAACCCGTGCCCCAATGAATCTGGAGACGGTGCGATTCCTATGA
- the psmB gene encoding archaeal proteasome endopeptidase complex subunit beta gives MLQDKVYKGTTTVGIVCRDGVVMATEKRATMGHFIASKRARKIYQVSDRVAMTTAGSVGDAQFLARLIKVEMNLYEAQKEKRPTVRAIATMTSNLLHSTRYFPYLVQLLIGGVDENGASVFSIDPIGGAIEETDIVATGSGSPMAYGVLEDAYTEGLTVDEAVELAVRAINSAMKRDSASGDGIDVVKITPEMYYELRKEEVEQILSKFRK, from the coding sequence ATGTTACAGGATAAGGTGTATAAAGGAACGACAACCGTAGGGATAGTGTGCCGTGACGGCGTTGTGATGGCAACGGAGAAAAGGGCAACAATGGGTCACTTCATTGCCAGTAAGAGGGCCAGAAAAATCTACCAGGTCTCTGACAGGGTTGCGATGACAACTGCGGGAAGTGTTGGTGATGCACAGTTCCTTGCGAGGCTTATCAAGGTTGAGATGAATCTCTATGAGGCACAGAAAGAAAAAAGACCTACGGTTAGGGCGATAGCCACCATGACTTCTAATCTCCTCCACTCAACAAGGTACTTCCCGTATCTTGTTCAGCTGCTCATTGGAGGGGTGGATGAAAATGGTGCGAGTGTATTCTCCATAGACCCTATTGGGGGAGCTATTGAGGAGACAGACATAGTTGCGACAGGTTCAGGCTCTCCAATGGCGTACGGTGTGCTTGAAGATGCCTACACAGAGGGTCTGACAGTGGATGAGGCAGTTGAGCTTGCGGTGAGGGCAATAAACTCAGCAATGAAAAGAGACTCTGCAAGCGGTGATGGGATCGATGTGGTAAAAATAACTCCAGAAATGTATTATGAGCTTAGGAAAGAGGAAGTTGAGCAGATTCTCTCAAAATTCAGAAAATAA